CCTTTGATCTTACCTATGCGCTCAATGTTATCATTGACCTGTTTCTGCTTGTAGAACAGCTGCGTTTCATAAGAGATGTGCTGCCATTTGCAGCCTCCACACACGCCAAAATGCTCACAGAAAGGCTGTACCCGCAGCTCAGACCGCTCATGGAAATGCACCGGCACGGCCTCCAGATAATTCTTGCGTTTCTTGGTCACGCGCACGTCCACCACATCGCCAGGGGCGACGTCTGAGATGAAGACCACCAGATTTTCATGGCGGGCAATGCACTTGCCTTCGGCGGCCATTTCCTCCACGCGCAACTGCGCTATGTTCTCGAACTTATGTTTTTTCTTTTTGAATTTTCTCACGATGCCGCAAAAATACGAAGAAATGTAACGCCGATGGATTGAAATTGTAAAGTTGGTTTGGGACTTGTAGAAGGAAGGATTTCGGGAATGGGGGGATTAAAACGGCAGGTGGTATGGGCTTGGCACAAAACGCAAAGCCGGCAGTTCCAAAGACCTCGTAGCGTGCGCAGCTCCTGCGAGCGTCTGTGCCAGTGGATCCTGCAAGTTTGCCCTCCTGTGTAAACACCCCTCTGCAGATCTACGCTCGCTGCCTCAAACTCCCGTTTGGGCAATCCTCAAGGGGAGAGTCTGCGATAAGTGAGCAGATTTGCGTTTTGAGGCTGTTTTCCTCAAAACGGCCTCAAAACGAATAATGCAGTTCCTTCCCACGCTGTTCGGGATTTGCAATCCCGAATAAGTGTAAAGCGGATTTGCAATCCGCCTGGGACTAAGATCGGGAACGCCGCCTCCGCCGGGGATTGCAAATCCCCTTTTCGGAACTTCCGGATTGCAAATCCGGAGGAGCTAAACTATCATTCCCCCGATTCCAGTCTTTACCTCGAGCGCCTCGCTTGTGGCCCTGGACAGACCTTAGCTAAGAGAAGAAGGTAAGGAGGCCGCAAGGGCAGTGCGAGGGGAAAAGACGGGGCCCCGCAGCCGTGAGCGCTCAGAGGGCGAAGATGAAACAACCAAACATAAGGACTCAAGCAAAAGCAGACACCACGCCAGCTGTAGCCAACTGCATGCACAAAGAAGAAACCGGCCTCACCTTTCAACCAAAAACTTCTTGTAGCTTTGTCTACGCAAGAAGACCTGCGGACAAAAAAAGAACATGAAAGACAAAGTCATTATCATAACCGGAGGCTCCTCTGGAATAGGCCGGGCCTGCGCGTTGGCCTTCGGGAAGGCGGGGGGCAAAGTGGTTATTTCCGCTAGAAACGCGCAGAAACTGAACGAGGTAGGGCAGGAGTTGGAAGCGGCGGACATAGAATTCCTGGCTGTTACCGGTGATGTAAGCAAGGAGGAAGATTGCCACCGGCTTATTGAAGAGACGGTGGCGCGCTTTGGGGGCATAGACGTGATGCTCAACAACGCGGGCATCAGCATGCGGGCGCTGTTCCAGGACGTGGACCTGGCGGTGATCCGGCAGCTCATGGATATCAACTTTTGGGGAACCGTGTACTGCACAAAATTCGCCCTGCCGTATATTCAACAGCGCAAAGGATCCATTATTGGCGTTTCTTCCATTGCGGGTTTTCAGGGACTACCTGGCCGTACCGGATATTCGGCCTCTAAGTTTGCCATGCAGGGATTTCTGGGCGCGCTCCGCACCGAGGTCCTGCATCAGGGCGTGCATGTGATGGTGGCCTGCCCGGGTTTCACAGCCTCCAATATCAGAAACACTGCTCTGGCCGCCAACGGCCAGCAGCAGGGAGAGTCGCCCCGGGACGAAGGCAAAATGATGTCTGCCGAGGAGGTGGCCGACAAGATTCTGGAGGGCACCATCAAGCGCCAGCGGGAACTCATCATGACCGGACAAGGAAAACTTACCGTGTTCCTCAGCAAATGGCTGCCTGGCCTCACCGATAAGCTGGTCTATAACCACATGAAAAAAGAGGCTGATTCGCCCTTTAAATAAATCCCGGCTGTGGGGTTATAGGGAATTGCCTGGCTTAAAACGGGCGTTAAAACAATTCCTGACTGCCCAGCGGCTGCGGAAGCAGGAGCAGGTTGTTTTTCCGGATGTAGGCAGTTTGGTCCTGCCACTCAATGCGGTACCAGATATCCTGCTCGCCCAGAACCCGCACTTTATGCCCCATGCCCACCGAGGCTACCAGAGAAGAGCCGGCCGAAGGGGCGGTCATTATGGGCACATTGCCGCTTTGAATGATGCCTTGCTGGCCCAGGGTCAGGAAATTACCGAAGTAGAAAAGGAAACCCAAATAGAGCAGGAACGCAAATTTGGCTTCGGTACTTACGGGGCGCTTTTTCACCCAACGTAAGATAAGCAAGGTCAAGGCTATGGCTGCCCCGGCCAGTAACAGTTCCAGAATCTGGGCGTAGTACTTATAAAATTGGGTTTTGAAGAAGTCCCAGTCGGTGTATTGGTAGCCGAAGAGGTGTTGCTGCAGGCCAACCTCCTCCATCTTGCGCAGCACCGACCTGCTGGGGTGCTTGCTGTAATACAGCTGAAGGTAGTACATAGATTTGGTGTACTGCTGGAGCCCCTCATGGATGTAGGCCATCTTCAGCAGCATTTGTGGGGAGTATACCTGGCCTTGGTTGAGCAATATCTCGTAAATACCCAAAGCTTGCGTATAGCGGTGCTGGGTAAACAAAGAATCTGCGGTGGCAAGGCGTTTGCTAGGTGATTGACCCAGAACAGGTTGAGCGAAAACCAGGAAGGCGGCGCAAAAAAGGTAGTAGAATTTGCGAGAAATGTTTGGCATTTAAGGAAACAGATTTTACTTTTGCATCGCAAATGAGGGTAACGCCCTCCTAAGCAAAGGTAGTAAAAGATTCTGTAGCTCAGCTGGTAGAGCAATACACTTTTAATGTATGGGTCCTGGGTTCGAATCCCAGCGGGATCACTTGATCACCAAAAGCCTTTCCGGTTTACCCCCGGAGAGGCTTTTTTTACCACCTTTCACTATTTCTGATTCTGTAGCTCAGCTGGTAGAGCAATACACTTTTAATGTATGGGTCCTGGGTTCGAATCCCAGCGGGATCACTTTCTAAAGAGGCCACTTCACTTTTTGTGAAGTGGCCTCTTTGCTTTTAACTAATCCCAATTCAAAAGCTTTTAAAAAATCTAAAACATAAAGACAACAGCACCGCCGGGCATGCTACTGCGTAATTGCAAAGTTTAGAAACAAAGCAGGGGACAGGCAGTAAACTGTAAGGAAATACCTTAGACGCAACTAGCCTGTTAGACCCCATGGAAGAATTCCAGATCACCCGCATCTATTCAGATGATAAAGGCGAAAGCCATTTCCAGGACCAGTTGATTCCCTTGATGCTGGCCGGCGAGATTGGTTCTTTGTCTGCGCCCCAGCCGGCCCAGAGCATTATCTTTCGGAAAGTGCTGCCCAGCTATGACTATGATTTCCACCCGGCGCCTGCCCGGCAGTACATTATTCTGTTAGACGGCGAGATAGAAATTGAGACTTCCCTGGGAGAGAAAAGGCAGTTTACCGCTGGGGATATCTTATTGGTGGAAGACACTTCGGGGAAGGGTCACAAAACCCGAAATCTACAGCCGGCCACCCGTAAATCCATCTTCGTTACTTTGGCTTAACTTAACGTACCAAAAAAGGGACAAACCGAGGGGCTAAACAATCAATTGAAGCTATGAACATAGTAGTGATTTCAGGGAGTGCGCGACCGCAGCGGCGTTCCCATCAGGTAGCCTTGGAGGTACAGAGAAGGTTAAGCAACCGGCAGCATTCCTGTAGCTTGCTAGACGTGAAAGCCCTTAATTTGCCTTTGCTGGAGAATACCCTGGCGGAAACGGCCAATCCGTCTGCGGTATTGAAAGAAACCAGCGCGTCTATTGCCGCCTGTGATGCCCTGGTAGTGGTCTCTCCGGAGCATAACGGCAGTTACTCCGGCGCTCTTAAAAACACCATGGACTATTTTTACCAGGAGTATTCCCGGAAAGTGTTTGGGCTGGTGGCGGTTTCTTCGGGCATGCTAGGGGGCGTGAACGCGGCCCGTAACATGCAGCATTATGCACTTCGGTTGCATGGGATTGTGTACCCGGAGTTTCTCCTGACACCCAAGGTACAGACCCTTTTCACCGACGGGCAATTAACCGATGAAGGCTACGGCCAGCGCCTGGATAAATTTCTGGATGGTTTCCTTTGGCTGGCGGAGGCCATAAAAGGCGCGAAAGAGCAAAAAGAAAAATAGAAACTCTTCTTCGGAAAAAAAGCTACCAGAGCCATCATCTAACGGACACACTTCACCTATATGTATACCCATCAGAAAGATATTAAAACAAAAGGCAAACCACTGGCACAGACCAAAAAGGCACTGGTGATGGTGCACGGCAGGGGCGCTACCGCGGCCAGCATTTTAACGCTGGCGCAGCACCTGGCCGTAGAAGACTTTACCCTATATGCCCCTCAGGCCACCAACCAAAGCTGGTATCCCTACAGCTTTATGGCGCCTGTGGTCCAGAACCAGCCCGCTCTTGATTCGGCGCTTGACCTCCTGGACCAGACCGTGCAAGGAATCCTGGCCGAAGGGGTGGCCTCTGACCAGATTTACCTGCTGGGCTTCTCGCAAGGCGCCTGCCTGGCGTCTGAGTACGCTACCCGGCACGCCCAGCACTACGGCGGGCTACTGCTGTTTACCGGCGGACTCATTGGTCAGGACCTTAATCCCGACAATTACCAGGGCGATTTCAAAGGAACCCCCGTCTTAATCACTACCGGCGACCCCGACCCGCACGTGCCGGTGAGCAGGGTGGAGGAAACGGTCTCAATCATGGAAGCCAAAGGTGCGGTGGTTACTAAAAAGATATACAAAGGCCGGCCCCATACCATCCTGCAGGAAGAGCTGGACCTGGCTAACCAGATTCTCTCGGGCGCAATTGGTTCCTCTACATCAGATACTAAGGAATAGGTTTGGTAAAGGCCAGGCGCCCATCTTCTGTAAATCTAAAAAGGACATACCTGCCAGTTTGCTGAAGTTTTTAGTAGCCTTTCCCTGGCTTAGACTTCTTAGATACAACCCGCTGGAAAGCACCTTATAAAAACGCAAAGCTGTTTTAAGGCTGTTTTAGGAAAATCGGCTTAAAAACGAATTTGGGCAAAGTGCGAAGAAAAATTAATAAAAATAATGGATTGTAAGTGATTGATGATAAGTAGATTAATTAGGTTTAGGTTGGCTATTACCTCCTGCTTTGGTTTTTGGCACGTGCTTTGATTATAGGGAAGAGGCTTCGCTTTAAAAGCCTCAGCGGAGTCACTGAAAAAAGCATTTAAACCCTCCAAAAATACGAAGATGAAAAAGTTAGTTGTGATGTTCTCCTTGGGTATGTTAGTAGCCGGAAGCTCCTTTGCCCAGGTAGCCCCCAAGCAAGATAAAAAAGTACGTCAAGAGCGTGCCGGTCAGGAAGTAGCCCGCAGAGAAGCCAAGACCCCTGAGGAAAGAGCCGCCAAGCGGGTAGAAATGCTTACCATGAAATACAACCTCACCCTTGAGCAGCAAGCCAGACTGAAGGAAGTGCACGCACGGCACGAAAATGAGATGGCTGCCATGCACGCCCAACGGGGCACTGGCGCAGAGGTAAGCCAGCAGCAAAAAGATGCCATGAAAGCCAAACACGCCCAATGGGATGCTGAACTGCAGAATATCTTTACCAAAGAGCAATACGCCCAATACCAAGCCGATAAAAAAGCCAAAGGTGGCGAGATGAAACACAAAGCCGGAAAGCCTGGTCACAAAGGCAAAAAAGGCCAGCACCACCAAGGCGAAGCGCAGAAGAAAGAAGTAAAAAGCTAAGCGCTTTAGATAGGTAATTAAAAAGGAGGCCCTCGCAAAGGGCCTCCTTTTTTTATGTTTGTTAGAATGGCTTACCAAGTACTCCTTCCAGGTGGCGAAAGCAAAAGACAATTCTAAAGAAGGTTACCCGCCACCAATAATTCAGTTTGAGCTAGGGTGAATACCCCGGAAGGGAACCTTAGATCACTCTGCAGTTAACTGTCCTGATCTTCTGATCCATTTCAAGGTCAGAGCCTGATCTACCAGAGGTGATACCCTCAAATGCCCTTGCTATTTTAAACAGGCAGCTTCAGGCCCCACAGTTTCCAAAGTCTGTGGGCATTTGCGTTTTGGGGCTGTTTTCCGGAAAACAGCCCCAAAACAAAAACCTAACCCAGCGGGGTTAATGCTTGATGGTCTCCATAAATTTGCCTTCGGCATTGAAGAACTTTTCTTTCTTAAGGCGGCCCTGGGCGTTGTAGTACTGCAAGGTGTTGATGTGGGTCTTTTTTTTCTGGCGCCAGCTGGCCGGGGTATCAAAGTCCTGCACCCAGAACTGTTCAAAGGTTTTTTCGCCGTTCTGGTCATACACCCACACGTTTTCAAGGTGCTGTACCTGGTTTCCATCCTTTACCTGGCTGCTGCTCCATTCCTCCCGGAGGTAGTAACCGCTCTGTTTGTTAGGCTTCTCGTAGACCTTGCGCCGCACAAAGTTGCCCAAGCTGTCAAAGCTGGTCACGGCCCGGGTCTTACCGGTAATCCAGACCTGCGGGTGGTACGTGAGTACCTCCACCCAGTCGCCCACTTCAATGTATTTGTAGTCATCGCCATCGGTTATGATTTTGATGGTGCCCGTGATGGTATCGGTGGGGGAGGTGGCCGAGAACGCCTTGCTTACCTGTCCGGTGGTTTTCAGTTGCTGCATTTCCTGCGGGGTCAGGAATTTCTCATCGGCCCGGTAGGGCACTGTCACAATGTTTTTGGAGAGCGTGCAAGAGGCCAGCAGCAGGCAGGCCAGGTAGAGCAGATATGGTTTCATAGGGCAAGGTATAAACGGGGTTGCTCCCTCTACGGAGAAAACCACCAAGAGGTGCTGCCAACGCCCGGGCAATTGCCTCGTCAAAGGTGGGGGCTTTTTTAATGTAATCTGTTTTAGGCCTATTTTGGCCAAAACAGGCCTAAAAAGCAATGGCTACCTGCTTTTTGGGCACTACCCTTTTTGATTTAGCGCGGTAACCTCTACATTGCCGGCAGGGCCGAAGGTAAAAAGACCTTTTGCCTAGAAAACATGCAGCTAAAACGGTACCCCCTTTTTATAATCACCTATCTGGTCATGACGTTCAATGGGCAGGGGCAGTCTTCACCCAAGGAATTGCTGCGGCAGAAAACGGAGCAGGAGTTACGGGGCATTTTGGAGAAATCTTCGGCCCTTACCGGGCTGGTCGCCATAGACCTTACCTCCGGCGAGGCCTTTCGGTTTAACCAGGATCTGGTGTTTCCGCAGGCCAGCGCCATTAAGGTGCCTATTCTGCTGGAAGTCTACAAGCAGGCCCAGGCCGGGAAATTCGCCCTGACGGATGTGCGCCGCATTGCCCCGGGCCAGGTGGTGGGCGGGACCGGAATCATCAAGGACCTTGAAGACAGTACCAGCTTTAGTATCCGTAACCTGGCGGTGCTCATGATCGCCTTGAGCGACAACACGGCCACCAACGCGCTGCTAGACCTGGTAGGCCTATCCAACATCAATGCCTCATTGCAGGCCATGGGCTTAAAGCAGACGCGGGTGCAACGCAAGATGATTCAGGCGGCGGCTTCGGGCCGAGGGGAAGAGAATATTTCCACGCCTGCAGAGGCGGCGAAAATTCTGCAAATGCTGTACAAAGGCGAATTTCTGAACAAGGCCACCTCAGAGGAGATCATCTCCATTCTCAAGAAAACCAACCGCGAAACCAGTCGCCTGGCGCCGGGTCTCCCGGACCATGTGCCCCTTGCCTTTAAACCCGGTATCTTGAACGGCGTCTCCACGGAGTGGGCGCTGGTGCTGCTGCCCGAACGGCCTTACGCGGTGGCCATCATGGAAAACTTTAAGCCCATGGGCCAGGACGGAATGGTGCTGGAAGACGTGTCAAAGGTGCTGTACCAGTATTTCTGGCGCTTGGGCAATGCCACTCGCTACGGCACCTACGTTGACCCCAAACTGATAAAGTAGCTTCTTATATGAAATACCTTCTCCTATTACTTCTTGGCCTGCTGGCCATCACTACCGGCGCGAATGCCCAGCAGAGGAAAAGCCCGTTGGCCGGGAAAGTGATCTGCCTGGATGCCGGCCACGGCGGCACTGCCCTCACCGACAGTTACCGGGTGGGGCCCACGGGGGAGCGGGAAGAGTGGGTGAACCTGCGGGTAGCCTTGCTGCTGCAGAAACTACTGCAGGAGAAAGGGGCCACCGTGCTCATGACCCGTACCACCGATGACAACGTGCCTTTTGATGACCGCATAAAGCTGGCCCTGGAGAACAAGGCCCAGGTTTTCCTGTCCATCCACCATAACGCCACCGCCGATTCTTCGGTGAACTTTCCCATTATCTATTACCACGGCTACGCCTCAGAGAACACCGCCAGTGTGGCCCTAGCCAAGCATATTGCCAAAGCCCTGCGCAAGCAGCATTACCAGGCCAAAGTGCCGGTCTCCATTGTCTCAGACCATGCTATTTTCCCTACCGCCGGGGCCAAGGTGCTTAGGGGAACATACGGCATACCGGCGGTAATTGCGGAGGCCTCTTTCTTTACCCATGCCCCGGAGGAAGAGCGTTTGAAGAAACCAGACTACAACGGGCAGGAAGCGAAGGCGTACGTGGCGGCGTTGGAAGATTTCTTCAGGAAACCCGCCCCGGTAATTCTACCAAAGAACTCGCTGTTCACGGTTCCGCCTTTCCCGGTGTTCCAGGAGGCGGAGCGTATGGGCAAGATCGCGAAAGGCTGGCACAAGGATTACACGCAGGCCTTGCAGCTCATGAAGCACAAAAAGGACACCATGGCACTGCGGCAGGCCTATGACCTGTTCACGCGCTCGGTTAAATCCTTCCCAGATTCTTACGTGGCAGGAGACTGCCACCGGCGCCGGGCCAAGTTGCTGCAAGCGCTGGGCAAAAAGCCGGAAGCGAAATTGGAGGCCATCAGGGCGAAGGAGTTCTATGTGCGCAAGAAATAGCCGAAGAAAGAGTTGCGCTTCCGTTTTCAACGATTGTTACCATTCCTTTTTCTTTGCGATGACCCGCTCCCGCAATTGCTGGGCTAGCACGGGAGACACGCCCCGCAGCAGGTAAACGGCCGTGCCTTTCTCGCGCGCGAAATCAGAGGTTACCTCACCCACTTTAGAGACGGAATTCACCAGCGGTTTCTCCTCTTCCTGCAATACCTGCTCGCCCAGCGTCTTCACCAGGATAATATGCTGGACGGGTAATTCCAGCGGGTACCAGTGCAGGTAATCGGCGTTAAAGGAAACCGCTGCCGGGAGCTGTTGCCGGCCGTAAAAGTTAATGGCACCGGCCTGGCCGTAGTTGTCGCAGAGCACCAGGGTGTGCGGCTTTTCTGCAGCAGGAATCTGAGCAAAGGCCTTCTGGGTTAGGTGGGTCAATTCGCGCCAGCCCAGCATATCGGCAAAGTCCTGGGGCAGGGCGTGGTCTTTCCCGTCTTCCCATTTGAGCAGGTTGAGTTCCTTGAATTTGGCAGATTTCACCCGTATCTGGGCCGGGGAAAGCAGCGGGAACACCACATCTACCAAAGGGAGAAAAAGCGCCACGTTCAGGCCTATCCAGAACGGGCGGGTCCACCGTTTCCAGCCCTCCCGGAAAAGATGCTCCCAATACACACTTCCAAAGGCCAGCAACACCGGGTATAAACCCAGGGCATAATAATTTTTGGCTTGCAAGTACGTGAACAGCGCCATAGTAGCCACATATGCTAGCCCCACAAACCGGAACGGCCGGAAAGGCGCATAGACTACAAACGCCACCAGCGCCCCAATCACCAGGTAAATAGACCCAATGAAAAACAGCACCTGGTCCTGCCAGAAATCAAGCCGGTTTACGTGCAGCAATTGCGTCTGCTGGAGTTCTGCCATGTGGTACACCACCGGCCACCCATGCGTGAATTGCCAGACAAGGTTGGGCAGGAAAAGCAACGTGGCAATAAGGAGGGCTCCATAAAAAGCGGGTCGTTTGAAAAGACTCCCGTGACCCGTGAGCAAAAGGGCCGGCAACAGCCCCACGAGCAAAAACACCAGGTTGTATTTGTTCAAGAGCCCAAGGCCCACTACCACCCCAAGCCACAACAAAATTTTTCCTTCCTGAAAGCGCACATACCGCACCAGTAGGTAGAATACCAGCGTCCAGCAAAGAATGTCAAATGAGTTAGGCTGAAACAGCATGTTCACCCGCAAGAGGGCAGACAAGAGCACGGCCATGCCCGCCAGCAGTTTGGCGTAGTAGCCCCCGCCAATGAGGTCTACCGTTTTCCAGACCGTGACCAGCGTGAGCGCCCCAAACAGCGCCGGGAAAAACCGCACCCAAAACACCGTGTTGCCCAGAGCCTTTATCACCCACGCCACCCAAGCCGTGAACGGCGGCACGGAGAGGTAGCCAAATGCCATGTGGTTGGCTTGGTCCAGGTGCAGGTACTCGTCGCGCTGCAGGTCATAGGAACTATCTACCAAAAAGTCCTGCAGCAAGAACTTCAATAGTACCAGCGTCAGCAAAGAAGCGGTTTCAAGGATAGGTGTTTTCCGGGTCACAGAATTGGCGTTTAGCAAGCAGATAAGGTGAAGTTGACAGGCTTAAAGGGCCGGAAATTCTCTTGATTCCCGGTTCAAGTTTAAAGATAGAGAAGTATCTATATAAGTCTATGGGGTGGCCCACCAGAAAGACCGCTTTGGCGAAGGCATCTGGTAAGCAACTATGGGTAGGATGTAGGCGTGGTGGCCTGAAGAACCAAGTGAAAATAAACAGGACCGGTGGGGTAGGGGTACCATCTGGGTTCGTTCCGTTTCAGGCCTGTTTTTCAGAAAACAGGCCTGAAACGGAAGCGCCCTTCACTCTGGTTTTTCAGCCTTGACAATACCAGCGTAGACAAAACTTGGATAACAGCCCGGGAAATCGATTTCCGAAAATGAAGCCGTAAAGTTTTGAGAATGAGGCGTGGACATTGATTTTTTATTTTCGTAACTAACAGATGTTAGCCAAGCTGTAGGGAAAGAAACAAGAAGAAAAAGAAGGGATAGTCTGGCTGTTTTTGCTCCTCCCATCCTAATCCTTTTTTATGAACATCCAGAAACTCCTGGTCGCTAACCGGGGCGAAATCGCTATTAGGGTATTACGGGCCTGCAATGAGTTGGGCATTAAAACCGTGGCCATCTATACCTATGAAGACCGCTACTCTTTGCACCGCTACAAGGCAGATGAGGCGTACCAGGTAGGCAAAGACAACCAACCCCTCCAGCCGTACCTTAACATAGAGGAAATCATCCAGATTGCCAGGGAGAACGAGGTGGACGCCATTCACCCGGGCTACGGGTTCCTCTCAGAGAACAAAGACTTTTCCCAGGCCTGCCTGGACAACGGTATCCTGTTCATCGGGCCCAAGCCCGAGGCCATGGCCGCACTGGGTGATAAAATAGCCGCCAAGAAAGTGGCCCAGGCCAACGGCGTGCCGCTCATCCAAAGCAACCAGCAGGAACTCACTGATGTCAGCGTGGCCCTGGAAGAGGCGCACCGCATTGGCTACCCCATCATGCTTAAAGCCGCCGCCGGGGGCGGAGGCCGAGGCATGCGCGTGCTCCGCGACGACGAGCAACTGGAGAAAGGCTTTTTTGAGGCCAGGAACGAAGCAGCCAAAGCCTTCGGGGATGATACGCTGTTCCTGGAGAAGTTCGTGGAGCGGCCCAAGCACATAGAGGTGCAGGTGGTGGCCGATAACCATGGCCACATCACCCACCTGTTTGAGCGTGACTGCTCGGTGCAGCGAAGGTTCCAGAAGGTGGTGGAAGTGGCCCCGGCCCTGGGCTTGTCTGAGCGCGTGAAAGAGGAGCTGTATGACTACGCACTGCGCATTTGTAGGGCCGTGAACTACAATAACGTGGGCACCGTGGAGTTTCTGGTGAACCCGGTCACGGAGGAAATCTACTTCATTGAGGTGAACCCGCGCATACAGGTGGAACACACGGTCACCGAGATGGTGACGGGCGTGGACCTGATCAAAACCCAGGTTTACATTGCGGCGGGCTATGACCTCTCGGCACCGGAGATTAACCTGGGGCCAGACCGTAAGATTGTTCCCTCGGGCTTTGCCATCCAGTGCCGCATTACCACGGAGGACCCCGAGAACGATTTCAAGCCCGACTATGGCACCATCATTGCCTACCGCAGCGCCGGGGGCTTTGGCATACGCCTGGACCAGGGCAGCGTGTACCAGGGTGCCAAGGTAAGTCCGTTCTTTGATTCGCTGCTTGTGAAGGTGCTGGCCCATGACAATACGCTGGCGGGCGCGGCCGTGAAAATGCAACGGACCCTGGACGAGTTCAGATTGCGCGGCGTACGCCACAACATGCCGTTCCTGCACAACATCGTGAGCCACCCCGAATTCATCAAGGGCAACGCCACCGTAGATTTTGTGAAGGACCACCCCGAGCTGTTCTTCTTCCAGAAACGGAAAGACCGGGCCACGCGCTTCCTCAACTTCATTGCCGAGATCATTGTCAACGGCAACCCTGATATCAAGGTCAAGAAACCGTACCGTCTGCAGGACAAACCCCGTATTCCGGCTTTCCCCAAGCACGCAGCATACCCCAAAGGTACCAAAGACCTGCTCACGGAGCTGGGGCCCGAAGGCTTCTCCCAATGGCTGCGCCAGGAAAAGCAGATCCATTACACCGACACCACCTTCCGGGACGCCCACCAAAGCCTGCTGGCCACCCGCGTGCGCACCTTCGACCTGGTAAAAGTGGCCGAGGGCTATGCCAAGATGCACCCGCAGACCTTCAGCATGGAAGTGTGGGGCGGCGCCACCTTTGACGTGTGCCTGCGCTTTCTGCACGAAGACCCCTGGGACCGCCTGGCGCAACTCCGGCAGGCCATGCCCAACATTCTACTACAGATGCTCATCAGAGGCGCCAATGGCGTGGGCTACAAGGCCTATCCAGACAACTTGATTGAGGCCTTCGTGGAGAAGTCCTGGGAGACTGGGGTAGATATCTTCCGGATCTTTGACTCGCTCAACTGGATGAAGGGCATGGATTCCTGTCTCAACTTTGTGCGCAAAAGAACGGGCGGCCTCGCCGAAGGCTCTATCTGCTACACCGGTGATATCCTGGACCCCTCCAAAACCAAATACACCCTGGACTATTACCTGCGTTTGGGCAAGCAATTGGAAGACGCGGGTGCCCACATCATCGCTATTAAAGACATGGCCGGGCTGCTCAAACCGTACGCCGCGCAGGTGCTGGTAGAGGCGCTGCGCGATACCGTGAAACTGCCCATCCATCTGCACACCCATGAC
This Rufibacter radiotolerans DNA region includes the following protein-coding sequences:
- a CDS encoding pyruvate carboxylase, with amino-acid sequence MNIQKLLVANRGEIAIRVLRACNELGIKTVAIYTYEDRYSLHRYKADEAYQVGKDNQPLQPYLNIEEIIQIARENEVDAIHPGYGFLSENKDFSQACLDNGILFIGPKPEAMAALGDKIAAKKVAQANGVPLIQSNQQELTDVSVALEEAHRIGYPIMLKAAAGGGGRGMRVLRDDEQLEKGFFEARNEAAKAFGDDTLFLEKFVERPKHIEVQVVADNHGHITHLFERDCSVQRRFQKVVEVAPALGLSERVKEELYDYALRICRAVNYNNVGTVEFLVNPVTEEIYFIEVNPRIQVEHTVTEMVTGVDLIKTQVYIAAGYDLSAPEINLGPDRKIVPSGFAIQCRITTEDPENDFKPDYGTIIAYRSAGGFGIRLDQGSVYQGAKVSPFFDSLLVKVLAHDNTLAGAAVKMQRTLDEFRLRGVRHNMPFLHNIVSHPEFIKGNATVDFVKDHPELFFFQKRKDRATRFLNFIAEIIVNGNPDIKVKKPYRLQDKPRIPAFPKHAAYPKGTKDLLTELGPEGFSQWLRQEKQIHYTDTTFRDAHQSLLATRVRTFDLVKVAEGYAKMHPQTFSMEVWGGATFDVCLRFLHEDPWDRLAQLRQAMPNILLQMLIRGANGVGYKAYPDNLIEAFVEKSWETGVDIFRIFDSLNWMKGMDSCLNFVRKRTGGLAEGSICYTGDILDPSKTKYTLDYYLRLGKQLEDAGAHIIAIKDMAGLLKPYAAQVLVEALRDTVKLPIHLHTHDTAGIQAATYLKAVEAGVDVIDVCLGSMSGLTSQPNFNSVVEMLRFQERHREFDLKSLNEFSNYWETVREYYYPFESGLKASTAEVYQHEIPGGQYSNLRPQAQALGLGDKWEQIKQTFAEVNQLFGDVIKVTPSSKVVGDMALYLVSNNLTTVDVLERGEQISFPESVQSFFRGDIGQPEGGFPKKLQKLVLKEEQPYTDRPNEHLPPVDLEGGFARFQEKQGENRTFTDFLSYQLYPKVWEEYRQHQIHFGDVSKIPTRIFFFGMRPGEEYIIDMAKGKSIIVQYMSMTEPDEDGLRTVFFKLNGQTRNIEVRDKTVKVEKVSNRKAEAGNAKQLGAPLQGMLSKVLVQKDQAVKKNTPLFIIEAMKMETTVTAPEDMVIADVHLPDGTLVHADDLVLSLN